The Bacteroidota bacterium sequence TTCCAACAAAATTGTATCTCTGGTAGATAGAGAAATTGTATAGGATGGGAAAAGTGGATTTTCAATATTGTAGGCCATCTGTAAAGTAATAACGCCCCCGATAAATACAGAAATAATCAAGACAATACTGATGGAATTCAAGCCTATTTTTTCAATTTCCTTAATTGTCTGCTTAAAAAATAGCATTTTTTTCTCAGGCTTAGAGAATACTTTGGCCATGAGAAGATAATATTGACCCAGTTTAAAGAATAGCCCCATATCAGTTAATTTTTAGGATAAAATTACAAATATTTACACGATTATTCATTTTTTAGTCCCGTTTAGCAATCAAGAAATTAATGATTAATCGAATATTTATTGTTAATTTGCAAAGAACAGAAACATTTTTCAATTATTTATTTACCGTCATTAAAAAATCTCTATTTTGAATCATCATGGATAAAAATATTTTTTGTGTAATAATGGCCGGGGGAGTTGGCAGCCGCTTCTGGCCATTGAGCAAAACCTCTAAACCCAAACAATTTCTGGATATTCTTGGAACAGGAAAAACCTTACTTCAACAAACTTTTGACAGGTTCAAATCCCTGTTACCTGTCGAAAATATTTTTATTGTTTCAAACCGGGATTACAAAGAACTTATTTTAGAACAACTTCCGGAAATCAATGCTGAACAGGTTTTGCTCGAGCCCATGCGGAAAAATACAGCTCCCTGCATAGAATATGCCAATTTTAAAATATTAAAAATCAATCCACAGGCAAAAATCATTGTTACTCCTTCCGATCACCTTATCTTAAAAGAAAATATTTTCCTGGACGTGGTAAAGAAAGGATTGACTTTTGTCGAAAGTCAGGATGCTTTACTTACCCTGGGTATAACTCCTAACCGGCCGGAAACAGGATATGGTTACATACAGGTAAACGGAAATAAAAACGTTTCTGGTATAAAAAACCTGCACAGAGTAAAAACTTTTACAGAAAAACCAGATCTTTCAATGGCAAAAGTTTTTCTTGAAAGTGGTGATTTTTATTGGAATGCCGGCATTTTTATCTGGTCTCTTGCCTCAATTTTAAAAGCGTTTGAAATTTATTTACCCGACATTCATGCTCTCTTTACCGAAGGGGTTGATCTGTTCAACACCCCTAAAGAAGAAGAATTTATTTACAAAATTTACAGTGAATGTAAAAATATATCCGTTGACTATGGAATTATGGAAAAAGCATCCAATGTTTTTGTGCTTTGTTCCGATTTCGGATGGTCGGATTTGGGAACCTGGGGCTCCCTTTACAACTACCTGCCTAAAGATCCAAAAGGGAATTCCCTCTCCGGAGACAATGTATTTGCTTATGACCTGAAAAAATGTATCGTCAACATCACAAGCAATAAATTAGCTGTACTACAAGGTTTGGAGGATTTTATAATTGTGGAAACTGAAGATACTTTACTTGTCTGTAAAAAACAGGACGAACAGAAAATCAAGCAGTTTGTCACGGAAGTGAAATTGAAAAAAGGCGATCAATATATTTAAATCATTAATGATCTCAAAAAGGCTGTCCAAAAGGAAAGGACAGCCTTTTTATTTATCTTATAAGGACAAAAAAGGGATATCTTTTTGAGATACCCCTTTTCTTTAAACTTTAATATTTTCCCCGGAAAACCAACAGGAATTAATATTCCCACAAATCCTGTTCAGTATTAAAAATCCAGTTTTTAATTCTTTCGGCTTCCTGTAATGCTTCAGCAGGTGCATAATCATTAATTGTCCTGTTGTTGTAAACATTAGATTCTGCAAATATGTAACTATCAAACCTTCTTTGCATGAACAAATCATCAAAGGAAATTCTCTGAGCATCATTAAAAGGATTGAAAACATCATGTGAACATAAAAGATTACGTGCATCAGGATAATATACCCAGAACAATTTTTTCATGATCGGAGTATTGGTTGAATCGCCAGGACGGGAATAAACCCTGATTGGGCAAAGTCCAATGATTCGTACCTGCATGGTGGAATATTGTTTATCAAAAAACCATTTTTCCTTGACCAGTACTTTTTTTACCTGATCGTTACGAATTTCACCAGGAATGATAGTATCAGCCATTCCCGAACGTTTAATGGTATCGGGCAAACCACCTAAGGCCTGAGATACCTGATCATAAGTCATTTCTTTGGCAAATTCATTTAACTCATCATCAGTGGCATAAACCTTTAAACCTTCATTCTTCATGCCCCACAACAGAATATCAATCAGGCTCATTCTGGAGCCAATAGCTTTTGTAGGATAATATAAAGGTAAATTCATTTTTTGCCTCAGATCAATCATCCGCCAAACAGTTTTTTCCCACATTACATCTGCTTCTCTTGTAGTAACATAAGGGACAGGCTTTTTATTGGGGATATGAATTTTCTCATATACTTCTGTCTTAAGATCCTGTGCTTTAGCAACATTTGAAAAAGCAGAAAAAAATGCTAAACCAATCATCAAGAATAAGAATCTGTGCTTCATTTATGTGAATATTAAAGGTTAATCTAACTAATCAATTTTAAAAGAAATAGAACCCAACTTTCTAGTACTACCATCAGGCCCAACAGCCCGGATATCTTCAAAATATACTTTCTGTCCCCGGCTTAATCCATGTATTATAGAACGTTGCTGTTCGGTAAATCTGAATCCATGAGCAGTAGCATCACTAACAAATCCACCCTTGGTAGTAGAAACCGTAAACTGGGTAACGGTAAAATTCAGATCGAAATCAAAATTTTCCATTTCTGCCTCTACGCCTGCCTGGGCAATAAGCATGTTTTTACTGATGTTCCCGCCCCGGGAACCAGCAATTTTTGCCACAGGATCCGGAACAGTTTTCACTCTAAATAACATGGACCCCATAGGCCTTTTCTTGCCATCAACTTCTGCCTGTACGGAAACAACCGCAGTTCCAGGCTTGAATACATTTACAATATAACTGTTACCCCGTTTTTTAATCACTCCATTAGATA is a genomic window containing:
- a CDS encoding ABC transporter permease, with amino-acid sequence MGLFFKLGQYYLLMAKVFSKPEKKMLFFKQTIKEIEKIGLNSISIVLIISVFIGGVITLQMAYNIENPLFPSYTISLSTRDTILLE
- a CDS encoding mannose-1-phosphate guanylyltransferase — encoded protein: MDKNIFCVIMAGGVGSRFWPLSKTSKPKQFLDILGTGKTLLQQTFDRFKSLLPVENIFIVSNRDYKELILEQLPEINAEQVLLEPMRKNTAPCIEYANFKILKINPQAKIIVTPSDHLILKENIFLDVVKKGLTFVESQDALLTLGITPNRPETGYGYIQVNGNKNVSGIKNLHRVKTFTEKPDLSMAKVFLESGDFYWNAGIFIWSLASILKAFEIYLPDIHALFTEGVDLFNTPKEEEFIYKIYSECKNISVDYGIMEKASNVFVLCSDFGWSDLGTWGSLYNYLPKDPKGNSLSGDNVFAYDLKKCIVNITSNKLAVLQGLEDFIIVETEDTLLVCKKQDEQKIKQFVTEVKLKKGDQYI
- the gldN gene encoding gliding motility protein GldN translates to MKHRFLFLMIGLAFFSAFSNVAKAQDLKTEVYEKIHIPNKKPVPYVTTREADVMWEKTVWRMIDLRQKMNLPLYYPTKAIGSRMSLIDILLWGMKNEGLKVYATDDELNEFAKEMTYDQVSQALGGLPDTIKRSGMADTIIPGEIRNDQVKKVLVKEKWFFDKQYSTMQVRIIGLCPIRVYSRPGDSTNTPIMKKLFWVYYPDARNLLCSHDVFNPFNDAQRISFDDLFMQRRFDSYIFAESNVYNNRTINDYAPAEALQEAERIKNWIFNTEQDLWEY